One genomic segment of Mytilus trossulus isolate FHL-02 chromosome 4, PNRI_Mtr1.1.1.hap1, whole genome shotgun sequence includes these proteins:
- the LOC134716215 gene encoding uncharacterized protein C2orf42-like isoform X2, whose translation MASASTEKIKALFEDLGKPTLRGVRKCPKCGTYNGTRGISCKNKACNVVFKEKEKKRGHSADAVKIITGSTGQVFSVRLRDRGPDYRGFVQLPLVQDLDGNPAPVVDPAILYQAARCFVDSCTRSSQQGIQEQPCPHIKSAVECTSEATPLTLKNSVLNTLQVPNEIKQAIWLLATETTGPLVQRVTKNIMVVKCKPNSKQPLGFLHFSLFETTRNRASPEHKFHCSCKAFKYSKPGAVNDSQKRCVHFYACICAFASDEKLSEEFSYYINLDSHEEVQQESPERQIVTIYQAQDTGLDTGDPTTLEVVVTEDELLEPPGKKQRKDDQLVQASNALLTLQEGNAIQSPPSPRKISPQKTQTKAITPNNKKVPVQQIDESQITISFHQWLASVTERINQTMHYQFDGNPDPLVFHAPQVFFECLQQRISSGSKKKRLPNFTTGFVRKDALPLGMFTKYTWHITNLFQVKMIFDTPEMSLDITRNFVENRDGTYDLYEVPKVDVENVEDGKANKQMPIRPFELKTYLKVDQKEPTPFIIEWIPDILPKSRIGELRIKFEYGHQRNGLVEHRMIPQEIPLQTIHVQEFN comes from the exons atggCTAGTGCTTCAACAGAGAAAATAAAGGCATTGTTTGAAGACCTTGGTAAACCAACATTACGTGGTGTGAGGAAATGTCCTAAATGTGGGACATATAATGGAACAAGGGGAATAAGTTGTAAAAATAAAGCATGTAATGTTgtctttaaagaaaaagaaaaaaagagaggACATAGTGCAGATGCTGTAAAAATCATAACTGGGTCAACAGGACAAGTTTTTTCAGTAAGATTAAGAGACCGTGGGCCAGACTATCGAGGATTTGTTCAGCTTCCACTTGTACAGGATTTAGATGGTAACCCAGCCCCAGTTGTTGACCCAGCAATTCTGTACCAGGCTGCAAGGTGTTTTGTTGACAGCTGTACTCGTAGTTCTCAACAAGGAATACAAGAACAACCATGTCCTCACATCAAATCAGCTGTTGAATGTACAAGTGAGGCAACACCTCTGACATTGAAAAACTCTGTACTGAACACACTGCAGGTCccaaatgaaatcaaacaggCAATCTGGTTATTGGCTACAGAGACTACTGGACCACTTGTTCAAAGGGTTACTAAAAACATAATGGTTGTCAAGTGTAAACCTAATTCCAAACAGCCTTTAGGATTTCTACACTTTTCCTTGTTTGAGACAACAAGAAATAGGGCTTCACCAGAACACAAGTTTCATTGTTCTTGTAAGGCCTTTAAG TACTCTAAACCTGGTGCTGTAAATGACTCCCAGAAAAGATGTGTACACTTCTATGCCTGTATATGTGCATTTGCCAGTGATGAAAAGCTTAGTGAGGAGTTTTCCTATTACATTAACTTGGACAGCCAcg aagAAGTCCAGCAGGAGTCACCTGAGAGACAGATAGTTACCATATACCAAGCACAGGATACAGGGTTAGACACGGGTGATCCTACAACACTGGAGGTTGTTGTCACAGAGGATGAGTTGTTAGAACCTCCTGGCAAAAAACAGAGGAAGGATGACCAGTTAG tccAGGCCAGTAATGCTCTTTTGACGCTACAGGAAGGAAATGCAATACAGAGTCCACCTAGTCCTCGGAAAATAAGTCCACAGAAAACACAGACTAAAGCTATCAccccaaataataaaaaagtccCAG TTCAACAGATAGATGAAAGTCAGATTACTATATCATTTCATCAGTGGTTGGCTAGTGTTACAGAAAGAATCAATCAGACCATGCATTATCAGTTTGATG GCAATCCAGATCCTCTAGTCTTCCATGCTCCACAAGTGTTCTTTGAATGTCTTCAGCAGCGAATATCTTCAGGGAGTAAAAAGAAAAGACTGCCAAACTTTACAACTGGCTTTGTTAGGAAAGATGCATTGCCTTTAGgaatgtttacaaaatacacATGGCATATCACCAATCTGTTTCAggttaaaatgatatttgataccCCAGAG ATGTCTCTGGATATTACAAGAAACTTTGTAGAAAATCGAGATGGAACTTATGACTTGTATGAAGTGCCAAAGGTTGATGTAGAGAATGTGGAAGATggaaaagctaacaaacaaatgcCTATCAGACCATTTGAATTAAAAACCTATCTCAAAGTTG ACCAAAAAGAACCAACACCTTTTATTATTGAATGGATACCTGATATACTTCCAAAATCCAGAATCGGGGAATTACGTATAAAGTTTGAATATGGACATCAGAGAAATGGTCTGGTAGAACATCGAATGATTCCACAAGAGATACCTTTACAAACAATTCATGTTCAAGAATTCAATTAG
- the LOC134716215 gene encoding uncharacterized protein C2orf42-like isoform X1, with translation MASASTEKIKALFEDLGKPTLRGVRKCPKCGTYNGTRGISCKNKACNVVFKEKEKKRGHSADAVKIITGSTGQVFSVRLRDRGPDYRGFVQLPLVQDLDGNPAPVVDPAILYQAARCFVDSCTRSSQQGIQEQPCPHIKSAVECTSEATPLTLKNSVLNTLQVPNEIKQAIWLLATETTGPLVQRVTKNIMVVKCKPNSKQPLGFLHFSLFETTRNRASPEHKFHCSCKAFKYSKPGAVNDSQKRCVHFYACICAFASDEKLSEEFSYYINLDSHEEVQQESPERQIVTIYQAQDTGLDTGDPTTLEVVVTEDELLEPPGKKQRKDDQLVQASNALLTLQEGNAIQSPPSPRKISPQKTQTKAITPNNKKVPVQQIDESQITISFHQWLASVTERINQTMHYQFDGNPDPLVFHAPQVFFECLQQRISSGSKKKRLPNFTTGFVRKDALPLGMFTKYTWHITNLFQVKMIFDTPEMSLDITRNFVENRDGTYDLYEVPKVDVENVEDGKANKQMPIRPFELKTYLKVGAESPDQKEPTPFIIEWIPDILPKSRIGELRIKFEYGHQRNGLVEHRMIPQEIPLQTIHVQEFN, from the exons atggCTAGTGCTTCAACAGAGAAAATAAAGGCATTGTTTGAAGACCTTGGTAAACCAACATTACGTGGTGTGAGGAAATGTCCTAAATGTGGGACATATAATGGAACAAGGGGAATAAGTTGTAAAAATAAAGCATGTAATGTTgtctttaaagaaaaagaaaaaaagagaggACATAGTGCAGATGCTGTAAAAATCATAACTGGGTCAACAGGACAAGTTTTTTCAGTAAGATTAAGAGACCGTGGGCCAGACTATCGAGGATTTGTTCAGCTTCCACTTGTACAGGATTTAGATGGTAACCCAGCCCCAGTTGTTGACCCAGCAATTCTGTACCAGGCTGCAAGGTGTTTTGTTGACAGCTGTACTCGTAGTTCTCAACAAGGAATACAAGAACAACCATGTCCTCACATCAAATCAGCTGTTGAATGTACAAGTGAGGCAACACCTCTGACATTGAAAAACTCTGTACTGAACACACTGCAGGTCccaaatgaaatcaaacaggCAATCTGGTTATTGGCTACAGAGACTACTGGACCACTTGTTCAAAGGGTTACTAAAAACATAATGGTTGTCAAGTGTAAACCTAATTCCAAACAGCCTTTAGGATTTCTACACTTTTCCTTGTTTGAGACAACAAGAAATAGGGCTTCACCAGAACACAAGTTTCATTGTTCTTGTAAGGCCTTTAAG TACTCTAAACCTGGTGCTGTAAATGACTCCCAGAAAAGATGTGTACACTTCTATGCCTGTATATGTGCATTTGCCAGTGATGAAAAGCTTAGTGAGGAGTTTTCCTATTACATTAACTTGGACAGCCAcg aagAAGTCCAGCAGGAGTCACCTGAGAGACAGATAGTTACCATATACCAAGCACAGGATACAGGGTTAGACACGGGTGATCCTACAACACTGGAGGTTGTTGTCACAGAGGATGAGTTGTTAGAACCTCCTGGCAAAAAACAGAGGAAGGATGACCAGTTAG tccAGGCCAGTAATGCTCTTTTGACGCTACAGGAAGGAAATGCAATACAGAGTCCACCTAGTCCTCGGAAAATAAGTCCACAGAAAACACAGACTAAAGCTATCAccccaaataataaaaaagtccCAG TTCAACAGATAGATGAAAGTCAGATTACTATATCATTTCATCAGTGGTTGGCTAGTGTTACAGAAAGAATCAATCAGACCATGCATTATCAGTTTGATG GCAATCCAGATCCTCTAGTCTTCCATGCTCCACAAGTGTTCTTTGAATGTCTTCAGCAGCGAATATCTTCAGGGAGTAAAAAGAAAAGACTGCCAAACTTTACAACTGGCTTTGTTAGGAAAGATGCATTGCCTTTAGgaatgtttacaaaatacacATGGCATATCACCAATCTGTTTCAggttaaaatgatatttgataccCCAGAG ATGTCTCTGGATATTACAAGAAACTTTGTAGAAAATCGAGATGGAACTTATGACTTGTATGAAGTGCCAAAGGTTGATGTAGAGAATGTGGAAGATggaaaagctaacaaacaaatgcCTATCAGACCATTTGAATTAAAAACCTATCTCAAAGTTG gTGCTGAATCACCAGACCAAAAAGAACCAACACCTTTTATTATTGAATGGATACCTGATATACTTCCAAAATCCAGAATCGGGGAATTACGTATAAAGTTTGAATATGGACATCAGAGAAATGGTCTGGTAGAACATCGAATGATTCCACAAGAGATACCTTTACAAACAATTCATGTTCAAGAATTCAATTAG
- the LOC134716875 gene encoding uncharacterized protein LOC134716875 → MATSANIVCGICDAQHITKCANHWCPECDEGLCDECEKHHSISKGTRKHGIIPTDDYKKLPPDILSIGHHCREHEKKFQNYCPHHEKLCCPTCISTEHRKCVGLLDLDEVVKTSKTSVLIDNLEKSLEEIAVNINKIIIDRTENFEKIKEERHGFHNQIKQVRDKINTHLDKLEQQIINDLLSEERKIKSEIETLLRKLSEKKTIVHDLQNSIDAMKKHASDLQTFLASKKLEECAMSEEKYLQSIMNDSNTLKCMNLKCSISDNIMNISDIQSFGSISTDVNPSTAVLTLEKEKQAQILHQTIIANKSIDKLQVTKIRQFKVPCISGITGHTVCPNGDMVFVDNNDGKRLLIMDSMGNLRREISVPSIQPYDVASIDNNTVAVTTWFQNNIYVVDINSGTIKASISGEFCGGITRRGNTLICCVRSNELKAVDLSDNVVSALIPEIPINCQTYVTTSSDNIFVPYHPNNTVTCYKMNGDKEWQYSNRSMVRTPLGVSEDKYNNVYVSSNGNNSVVLISPDGKQARTILGKEDGIVSPYCVHFDHTKNNLLVTCHKGDAFLYNIS, encoded by the coding sequence atggcTACATCAGCAAATATTGTATGTGGTATATGTGATGCCCAACACATTACCAAATGTGCAAATCACTGGTGTCCTGAATGTGACGAAGGACTGTGTGATGAATGTGAAAAGCACCATAGCATATCGAAAGGTACACGAAAACATGGAATAATTCCTACAGATGACTACAAAAAATTACCACCCGACATTTTATCAATTGGACACCATTGTCGGGAGCATgagaaaaaatttcaaaactattGTCCACACCATGAGAAATTATGCTGTCCAACCTGCATTTCAACAGAACATCGAAAATGTGTAGGTTTGCTTGATCTTGATGAAGTTGTTAAAACATCGAAAACGTCGGTGCTGATTGACAACCTTGAAAAATCATTAGAAGAAATAGCcgtaaacatcaataaaatcattattgatcgaacagaaaattttgaaaagatcAAGGAAGAGCGACATGGATTCCATAATCAAATCAAACAAGTAAGAGATAAAATAAACACCCACCTTGACAAGCTTGAACAACAGATTATTAATGACTTGCTTTCTGAGGAGCGAAAAATCAAATCAGAGATTGAGACCCTATTGAGAAAGCTTTCAGAGAAAAAAACGATTGTCCATGATCTTCAAAACAGCATTGATGCCATGAAAAAACATGCATCAGACCTTCAAACATTCCTAGCGAGTAAAAAGTTAGAAGAATGTGCTATGTCGGAGGAAAAGTACCTACAGTCCATTATGAATGACAGCAATACTTTAAAATGTATGAACTTGAAATGCAGCATCAGTGACAATATCATGAACATTTCAGATATACAGTCATTTGGGTCGATTTCAACAGACGTTAACCCCTCTACTGCTGTGCTAAcgttagaaaaagaaaaacaggcaCAGATTCTGCACCAAACAATTATTGCTAATAAATCTATTGATAAATTGCAGGTGACTAAAATCAGACAATTCAAAGTTCCTTGTATATCAGGCATCACAGGACACACCGTTTGTCCGAATGGCGATATGGTTTTCGTGGATAACAATGATGGAAAGCGACTATTGATAATGGATAGCATGGGTAATTTAAGACGGGAAATTTCAGTTCCGTCTATACAGCCGTATGATGTTGCATCCATAGACAATAACACGGTTGCAGTGACTACATGGTTTCAGAATAATATTTATGTTGTTGATATAAATTCAGGAACTATCAAAGCATCTATAAGCGGTGAGTTTTGTGGTGGGATAACACGTAGAGGAAATACATTGATATGTTGTGTTCGTTCAAATGAATTAAAGGCAGTAGATTTGAGTGACAATGTGGTGTCTGCCTTAATTCCAGAAATACCAATTAATTGCCAGACTTACGTTACAACATCTTCAGACAACATATTTGTGCCGTACCATCCCAACAATACAGTAACTTGTTACAAAATGAATGGAGACAAAGAATGGCAATACTCCAACCGATCTATGGTCAGAACACCTCTTGGTGTTAGCGAGGATAAATACAACAATGTCTATGTTTCTTCAAATGGAAATAATTCTGTTGTGTTAATATCACCAGATGGCAAGCAAGCAAGAACAATTCTTGGAAAAGAAGATGGAATAGTTAGTCCCTACTGTGTACATTTTGATCATACCAAAAACAACTTACTTGTGACATGTCATAAAGGCGATGCCTTTCTGTACAACATTTCATAG